A window of Eucalyptus grandis isolate ANBG69807.140 chromosome 4, ASM1654582v1, whole genome shotgun sequence genomic DNA:
TCTGTTTATCATACCAGAGAAGAGGCAGGCTGAATCTGCACGAATTAGAGAGAAGTATCCTGATAGAATTCCGGTAAGAACTTTCTCATCAACATGCCAAGGTTTGTTTCAATGTTGTGGCATGAAAATTAATCGCATTTGCTGCACAGGTTATCGTGGAGAAAGCTGAAAGAAGTGACATTCCTGAcattgataagaaaaagtaagttGCTTCTTGCCGCCTAATCCAGCTGATGTGACTTGTGCTACTGAAGATTGATTGTGTCTTGGAAGATTTTTTATTACGTATTTCGGTTATGCTTGGCCATTTAGCATATGATGTAGgatattatttgataaattagtCCAAGCTGAAAGTTTCAAGTATCATTCATGCATGTACTCTTATGAATCTATCAGAATGTAGTTTTTCACATGAGAATGCATTTAATCTGGTGGTTTGTTACCCATTTTTCTTGTAATATGAATGTAGATACCTTGTACCTGCCGACTTGACTGCTGGGCAGTTTGTTTATGTTGTTCGGAAACGGATCAAGCTCAGTGCTGAGAAGGCTATATTTGTCTTTGTGAAGAACACTCTACCTCCTACTGGTGAGTGACGCCGCTTACTGAGCCAGGATGCCAGTTTCTtttcattgcttttttttttccttcctgcATCTCACTTGAATCATCTTTCCCGTTTTTCAGCTGCACTGATGTCTGCAATTTATGAGGAAAACAAGGATGAGGATGGTTTCCTTTACATGAATTACAGTGGAGAGAACACTTTTGGTTTTGGGAGGCCCCGAGAGCAATAGCCTCACTTTGTAGATAAACCTGAAATGCGTAaattcttcctctttcaacttgGTGACCCTATCTTCATTTATACTTTTCAATGCATAGGTCAGATTCTTCAAAGTGATATTAGGGAAAGCGTTTGGATGATGTCACTCTTTTATTAGTGAATACTTGGTTTCTTGACTGGtctcttttcaattgtttccttttCATAACAATGCCGGGTTATAAGCCTCAAATGTTGTGTTGCAAATGGAGGAAATATTCCATAGTGCAGGTGCCTGCAAATGCTTGAGGTTTTTGTAGGGTTAGGGTGAGGGACGGTTTCAATTACAATCACAGATGACTTATCTCCTCGAATCATGCATCACCAGGAAGATTTGTTCCTTCTTTTGGGGGGAAACCCTGTCTGGCTTGATCTTAATATGGTGTGCGTGATTGAACTTTGCGGGGCTCAGTGGAAACAAAAAACCGAGGAAAGTAGAAATTAGAAACTTGAAATTTCGTGTTGTGTATCTTGAACATTCACTAAGGAACCATTGTGGGAGCAGTGAGTTCTCTCCATTCATCATTTGGCAGAGCCCTTTTTCCGGGAAAGATTCTTGAGCCGTTTGATGCTGTTAGATGTTCCGATCTTGATCTTGTGTGAGCCGCCTGTCGCGGCTGTTGCGATTCCACTAAACCCGCCCTTGGAAACAGCTCTGTTGCTACTGTGGTTTCGCATCTTTCTTGCTTCTGCTGTCATCATCTCTACCTCCCGTCGCACCAATCCCACCAGCACCCCCATTGATCTGCCCAGCTTGGTGCCTCACCTGCCATCGgatcttcttctgcttcttttgaTCTTGGATTACTGAAAAGGATTATGAGAAAATAGAACAGAACAGGAATCAATGTCTTGACAGCATACTTTAGTTTTTGTCACTTCATTGTTTATGGGAATTTTAGATATAAGAGTGGCACTTGGTGAAGAGAGGACCGCCCATCATTAaagactccatttattttatgataaataaatgatatagaaaattatttttcgaaaaataatcgcttgtttccttgaaataattagtaaattaaaaaatattttcattattgataatgatTTATGTCTAAACAATTTCATGAATAAGGAagatacttttctttctttcatttttggaaGCTATACAAAAATGTTCCTTTTGCATAAACGGACCGTGCTCCATCCTCTGAGCAAGCTGTTCAACTACCTGTAGTACTTACATCCTGAGACCTTGGTCGTGGATCGAACCTGGCAACAACATTGACGACTGAGACCCTTCCTTGCCATTTTCGAAGAACTCTTGCGAAGGCATGTCAAAAAGAAATGTCGGATCTAGATTGATCATACCGAAATTTCACTAACAAGAGTATCTGAAGGAACAAAAAGGACACCAAAACGAATGTTCTCTGGTTCTAACATGATACACGGTGATCAAGTGTTTCACGAAACgtgtttttcaaatcaaaaaTCGAGTTGAATTTATGTGAAAGACAAGCGTGCTAACTCTTGAGACTAAAGCTTGGAAGAAACTGAAGAGAAAGTATCAGAAGAACGAAAACTTGGACAACCTTCATTGAAATTAAAAGTACATCacgaacaaaaaaacaaatttctaaaacttcaattgaaattgaaagACCTTGTTTCGAAATATTAACTTCGGAGGAAAATTGTGCAATTTTTCAGCATAATTTGAGTGtgtcttctcttttttgggtTCTCTTCTTTTATACTTTTGGTACTTTCTTCGATGGTGACCAAATTCTCATTTGTATTTTCTTCATGTCCCCACGATTTTTTTCCGATGGACAAGTCAGAATGTGTTTGGGTGTGTCAAAAATGTATATGATCCAGATTGACccatttttatgtaatacaaTTTTAGTTGCTTGTATTCGACCCTAGTACgtacccaacccaacccacctCTAATTCTTAGCATTTTTTCCCATGTATATGGAAAATAGTatactaggaaaaaaaaaaaaagctaaccaattaaaaaaaaatatagaaaagtaAACGAATAACAAAATTGCTATAGAAATTTTACAGATCGAGTGACTAGAACATATCTGCTGTTATTTCTCTTGATCTTAGCAATTTGATCTAATTTAGCAGAGGAGACCATGCCTAggaatatgtatatatataaactcCTATTCTCATAAGTACCAAAATATGTGAAGATactaagaaaatttaaaaatactcAAACTCGTCAATATTTGTAATATTAAAAGGGGAATAAGGAAATGTATCAAATATTAACCAAGAAAGAACAAGGTCACCTACGAACTCTATGTCAATTGCACTAAGCTTTAGCGACATGCGATCAAAGGGTAGGACTTGTTTTTATGTCCCATTTGTTTGGCAGGagattttgacattttcttaaaaatattttccaaaaagtccTTTTCGAGGATTGAAATCTGAAAGTAGACTGGAAATTCGtcgttttgaaaagaaaagcttATAAGGGCTACACATACCATGtcatcaaattttaaataaactCTCATCAACGAAATTTTCAAAACGTaaatacttttttattaattgtaaATATCTTATCCATTTCTCTTGTAATTTTTCTatatcaacattttcttttcattctcaACATGGTCGGACCCAAGATAAGCACGTATTCAAAAACTTGAACGTCTTCATCCGCAAGGGTTTCATTCATGGAAATGTGATGAGTGCAATAATACTGGTTTCCGATACATTCACAAAATCCTATGAGTTAATGGTATCGTTAGAAAATTAGAGTTGAATATGCataatgttcttttctttttgtccactGTTCAAATAGACCAAATTGGAAGCCAAATCAACAAATTACATTTACTTAAATCAATGGAAGAATAATGTTGAACATTTTCATGCAGtttatggatcaaattgaacatgtaccaaaatttgaaggaccacattgaacaaattaaaatttatagacaatattgcacattgaatcacattttcctctttttcatcGCATTGAATCTCTTGTGTGTCTTTTACATTGATTTCCCAACTTTTCTTTAGATATCATAACTTTTCTGTGaaagttattttgaaatttttcaataataagTTTTCCTCATATGGAAAAATCAAGTTAgttttcatccaaaaaaaaaaaaaaaaaaagttatacgGAAAAATTATGCACAATCAATATTtggatcttttcttttcttttttttttttttttgtaaagattgattaattttaactacACAATAGCTTTCATGGCGATGCCTTTGCTCATGGTGGTGATTGAGAtggttctatttttttataataagatttaaaaaaagaagaagaagataactTTGAATGTTAATATACAAAAAGAGCAAGTCAATATGCAAAATAAGGCAAATGAGGTGGCCAAACATAACAACCATTGGATCACTGTAATAATGCTTACTACGCACGGTTGCATATGATCTTTTTGGCTTATAAGGATTTCAAGgctttgtacttttttttttttttaacataaagcTTTGTActtcaaaatacaaaatattgATGAAAAGAGAGATATTTGATTAGAAAGCTAAGCGAATTATGTGCGGACATTAAGTGACCCTTGGTAATAGTGATCATTCTTAGATGAGGACAAAACAACACCATGTCGTCGCCTTAGAAGATTTGCAAATAGAGTGTCAActcctactttttttttttttaaaatgaaatgggtTATATAAAgactcaagaagagaaaaaatgtcGCATTGAAACACTTCTTTACATTTATTTCCcaatttttctttagaaatcaTAACTTTTCTCCGAAagttagtttgaaatttttctataataatttttttgtagatACAAAAATCGAgttaatttttgaccaaaa
This region includes:
- the LOC104441406 gene encoding autophagy-related protein 8C isoform X1, producing MAKSLFKLEHPLEKRQAESARIREKYPDRIPVIVEKAERSDIPDIDKKKYLVPADLTAGQFVYVVRKRIKLSAEKAIFVFVKNTLPPTAALMSAIYEENKDEDGFLYMNYSGENTFGFGRPREQ
- the LOC104441406 gene encoding autophagy-related protein 8C-like isoform X2, with the protein product MAKSLFKLEHPLEKRQAESARIREKYPDRIPVIVEKAERSDIPDIDKKKYLVPADLTAGQFVYVVRKRIKLSAEKAIFVFVKNTLPPTGE